GAATCCATTTTGTAGCAGACCACTTCTCACCTTCAATGACAGGACAGCTCCCATGCAAGCTCAAAGGGTCAGTCGTAGCATCAGGATGTAAACTGAAAAACAGCAGTGCATCACCCTTCCTGGGTTTTACTGCAAAGAAAGACGTTCAGATGTTAATACTCGTGAATGTGAACATGTGCATACATGATACCTATTGGACAACTCTATTCTTGAAATATATAACTCGAAAACCAAATATAATGTAGATATGATAGAATCTGTgcccttttccctttttcaagtAGCTATTTGGGATATGAGAACACACTACATACTAATTGGATGCAACAAATCTACCAATAATTTCCAGATATTTAACATTGTCCTTACCAGCATAGCCATTTTTAGCACAATCAGACCAATCATCATCACCCTTTGGTTGAGTTTCCTTTTTCTGAAAAGTTTGACAGACAGACTCAAGGACATTGCTATCAAAAAATAACTAGAGAAACAGATAAAACAGGTAAACCATCCAACAGTTCATTACCTCTGAACTAGGGAAAACTGTTTCGCCACCTTTCGCAACATCAGATAAATACATAAGCACGGTTGCTACTCTATGACCACCCAATTTCTGATTTTCCTTGTCatgaaaataatcaaaatgTGGCTCATACTTTTGTCCATGCTCATAATGTAGTATTTGCATAGCTTCCCCATTCTCTGTATACAAATTCGACTAACAATgagatttcttccttttcaactaATAGTAAATAATTGCAAAAAAGAAGCAAATTACCTACAGGAAGGAATGTCCAAGAAGCAATCTTAGCCTCGACACCAGCAACAATGTCATCCTTATTAAAATAGGAGAAAAATTCCATTAGATCTTTAGTTTCAATGATGAACTAGTTAGTTTAATACACTAGTAAAGTAATAACTGTTAAGGAAAAGGTATTTTCTGTAACAAACATGTTAAAAGATGCAACAAATTCAATTTAAACATTCATTAACTTATATAT
The nucleotide sequence above comes from Coffea eugenioides isolate CCC68of unplaced genomic scaffold, Ceug_1.0 ScVebR1_1441;HRSCAF=2288, whole genome shotgun sequence. Encoded proteins:
- the LOC113755359 gene encoding probable prolyl 4-hydroxylase 7; translation: MEFFSYFNKDDIVAGVEAKIASWTFLPVENGEAMQILHYEHGQKYEPHFDYFHDKENQKLGGHRVATVLMYLSDVAKGGETVFPSSEKKETQPKGDDDWSDCAKNGYAVKPRKGDALLFFSLHPDATTDPLSLHGSCPVIEGEKWSATKWIHVRSFDALSTSEDCVDKDPNCPHWAASGECEKNPLYMVGSEEAVGYCRKSCKICSS